The Cyclopterus lumpus isolate fCycLum1 chromosome 3, fCycLum1.pri, whole genome shotgun sequence genome includes the window TGTAAAAGGTTACAACTTTTCAAGGTCTCACACTACTTTGCCTCAGTGATAATTTAAGCTTAAATCAAGTAGgttgttctccttctttatTTTTACTTCTACATATACAAACTAATCAAATGTACTTTGTATGTAAGCCACGTAATCATGAGCCAGGACATGCAGGGCTGCCTCCAAGGAAGTCAAGTGACATACAGCAGTATAAAGAGAGACTGTCTATTAGGGAGGAGCttggggtggatggatggatggataagtaaaaaaaaagttttttctcCCAACTGGTCAAATACGGCAGCATGGTCTGTGGCCTCTACACCTCAGAGGATGCTCTACGTAGCCCTCTGGTGTCAGGACGCTCAGCTTACGCTCATTACATGCAGAGTGTCATGgtacaaataatatatttgattaaattaaatcagtatgtatgtacaataaggagagaataaaaggaagacagagagactgaggagcTCGGGAACTGAAGAATATAGAATTGTGTCATTTGAGTAATGAAACATTGAATATTTCATATATTGTGTGCATGcattctctccctcttcacTTAAATCCCAGAGCCCTTTTTCTAAATGCatgaaatacattaaatatttattcagaTATTCAAGAGAGCAGAGATGGAGCTACAAATGCTGCTCGTTATGTGGGCTAGAAAAGAGACTTTGTTCAAATCAGTCTCTTACATAACACATCTACTATGTCTCAGGCAGTGGTGACAGTGTGATCAGCCGTAAATAATGGAGCCCTAGTTCTTTCAGGCAGGCGACAACAATAGCTTTCATCTTTCTGATAATAGTCCCAACATTGTCTTGCTGGATATTAAAGACTTTTAAATGctttctttcatattttaatttggaAAATACTGTTCTTTATGATGAAAAGGCacctttatgtttctttttcagtaCAGTTACCTGAATACGTCCATTCCCCATCCAGCTACAGCCGTGAAGAACCGTGGGCCGAGGTCTCGTGCCGGGTTGATTGGATAGCCGCAGTTCAGACCCATGGACACTCCGATGGCCAAGATGACCAGGCCAATGCAGAGAGGCTCCATGCCTTTTGGAGCACCAATATTCTTCTTGTCAGTGATGGCCAGGATGCACAGGATCAGTGCAGCAGTTGCAATTACCTTGAAAACAAAAGCATCAGACAATTAGCACACATAAGTAATTTTCACAGAATGAAAGACgacaacatttcaaaatgacGTGTGCAATTTTAGAATATagagttaaaaaaacataacaaattactcttctctgtgttgttgttgttgtttttgagttACTACCTCAGTGACCTCTGCCCTATGTTATGTTGTATAAGCTTATTAAGGGGCTTCCCCTTTCCCCTAGTTTCAGTCTGTGTTAGGCAGCTTTACTACACAGCCCCATATGGCTATATTTTTTACACGATTGACATATTatctaaacatttttattttgtttaatttcacaGATTCTAATTTGACCATTTAAAGGCACATGATATGTGATCAAAATGCCCATTATCAAATGTCACCATGTTTCTGATGGTGTAGCTGCTTTGTTTACATCAGTAATGCACATTAGAAATTGTTTAAATCAtggctttatttaaatgtattcagttaAAAACATAATGCTTTTTATCTAAAAAATAGTGATTTGACCTTGTcttcacaaatacacaaactaaCATTTGTATCTCGCCTTGTACACATCCAGAACAGATGGTAGCTATTCTCAGCATCGGAGCAGAGTTGTTCATACATCAGCAAACAACTCGCATGTCCATTTATGCTTACAATCATCCATGAATGCACTGAATACATTGCTCACATGCATCTCTGTATGCTCTAGTGGGTACCATTTACATAGAGTCCTGTTGGAAAATGTCATTGACAACATTTAatccaaataaaaaaggagaaaaccaATTCAAAGCTTTTACTTTCATGTTATCAAGCAGCTTGTATAAAAGCGTTGTCATCCATGTGTATATCAGTGTATTTTCCAGGGGAAATTACTTATAGATAGCGAGTCAGTCTTCACCTGATCAACAAACCCATTCAGGACTGAGAGATGTTTTGCTGGATAAGATGCAAATATGTTGGCAGTGGCATTTGGACCAGTAACAGCAAATTCTCCATTGGTATATTCCATCAAAGCATCtgtggaaaagaaaatacaacaaagATAAGCAACTGTTTACATAGTTACAAGCTCCTCCAATATGTGTGTTGTATTACTCATAAGACATAAACACAGTATTTAGGTAACAGTGGAATTGCTTTGCAGGAGCATAATAATGTCTCTACTCTTATATCAAATTCAGGGAGTTCTCACACAAAGCAGGATAATAGCTGGATAACCTCACTTCAGTCAATGTTTCACACTTGATAGGGTTTTTGGTTTCCTCTGTAAGGTTATCTGGATAACCTAGTAATCCTTTCTGAGACAGTTCTCTTGTAATGAggacatttacacatttacacccACCATAATACAACCCATAGACAGCACAGGATCCAGCAAAAGCCCCCAGGATTTGTGCCACCACATACACAGGGAACTTCTTCAGAGGAAGCTTCCCCAGGATCACCATGGCCAGAGAGACTGCAGGGTTCACATGGGCTCCTGGAACAATGCAAGAAAAGAAGGTGAGCTAAATCTAgtaaccaaaacaataaatgacAGTGACAAAGGGTACCAAGAATGttaggactctctctctctctctctctctctctcttattatTAACTTAAGTTTATTATtacataagtaatatacaataacattaacatattatattttataattttgcTTGAGAAATGACTAAAAGGCGTACTCTCAGGTTAAAAGATTGGACTACTGTAACACTGTCGGATTGACTATGAGGAACTTTCAAAATTGATGCAGCAGAATCAGagatattgtcttttttattttacccatttatttattcttgtcAAAACGTGGTCCCTACATTTCCCCCA containing:
- the aqp9b gene encoding aquaporin-9b → MENESKRKIKERFGLRRDIFKEFLAEFLGIFILILFGCGSVAQTVLSKGALGEPLTIHIGFTLGVTMAVYMAGGVSGAHVNPAVSLAMVILGKLPLKKFPVYVVAQILGAFAGSCAVYGLYYDALMEYTNGEFAVTGPNATANIFASYPAKHLSVLNGFVDQVIATAALILCILAITDKKNIGAPKGMEPLCIGLVILAIGVSMGLNCGYPINPARDLGPRFFTAVAGWGMDVFRAGGCWWWIPVAGPMVGGAVGACVYFLCIELHHREPEKQEENNVQDKYEMITMS